One stretch of Rhizoctonia solani chromosome 8, complete sequence DNA includes these proteins:
- a CDS encoding alpha/beta hydrolase family protein, producing MSKLLFLAGLAATATCALADVVPGEKVIINAPGQPDIDDGISETGEREPFNPKRFRKRKMQCFAWDRSYDPWMENLLDITWVDLNPEAKRTILFVHGWPGLWSTWSNQIEEFRDDYHLLVPDLRGFGWSSHTGDPENSGTIPDNVDDLVCLLQAANVSKAVCVGHDWGAAICWEAARQRPDLFEAVAGASVPYLPANGPFVPTENLLGYFPKLAYQLYFGKKTKEAYEELEKDIRKTLRSVYRTSGSKPPAKFLTSQDSFLDAYEEAGDKLEERIPFFSKVEEDYLVKVYKVQGFKNSLSFYTHGTKYRSWEFAHNQGNHTIPQPALFINPTEDTVADWAKVSEVVGSAKFVPQLETVSLQTSHWPQLEKPEEFNAALRAWLQKLPPVGSVDYTTPEKEKPKRAEGKIVDLDDKIQSRTEAHEEL from the exons ATGTCCAAACTCTTGTTCCTCGCTGGTCTTGCGGCGACTGCGACATGCGCACTGGCAGATGTAGTACCCGGTGAAAAGGTCATCATCAATGCGCCAGGACAGCCCGATATCGACGACGGGATTTCCGAAACTGGGGAAAGGGAGCCGTTCAATCCCAAGCGATTCAGGAAACGTAAGATGCAGTGCTTTGCGTGGGATCGGAGTTATGACCCTTGGATGGAGAACTTGCTTGACATCA CATGGGTAGATCTAAATCCGGAAGCAAAGCGGACTATTCTGTTCGTACATGGATGGCCTGGCCTCTGGTCGACATGGTCCAATCAAATCGAGGAATTCCGG GACGACTATCACTTGCTTGTCCCCGATTTGCGAGGCTTCGGCTGGTCATCCCACACTGGCGATCCCGAAAACTCCGGCACGATCCCAGATAACGTCGATGACCTTGTATGCCTTCTCCAAGCCGCAAATGTCTCCAAGGCTGTGTGTGTCGGACACGATTGGGGCGCCGCTATCTGTTGGGAAGCTGCCCGCCAACGGCCGGATTTGTTTGAAGCTGTTGCTGGTGCTTCGGTTCCG TATCTCCCCGCGAATGGGCCATTTGTCCCCACGGAAAATCTCCTTGGGTATTTCCCTAAGCTCGCGTATCAGCTTTATTTCGGAAAAAAGACAAAGGAGGCCTACGAGGAGCTGGAGAAGGATATTCGCAAAACGCTCCGCTCGGTTTACCGCACGTCCGGCTCGAAACCTCCGGCGAAATTCTTGACGAGCCAGGATAGCTTTTTAGATGCGTACGAAGAAGCTGGAGACAAGCTCGAGGAACGTATTCCTTTCTTTAGCAAGGTCGAAGAAGACTACCTGGTCAAAGTCTACAAGGTCCAGGGATTCAAGAACA GTTTATCGTTCTACACCCATGGTACTAAATACCGATCTTGGGAGTTTGCGCATAACCAGGGCAACCACACGATCCCCCAGCCTGCGCTATTCATCAATCCCACCGAG GACACGGTGGCGGACTGGGCCAAGGTATCAGAAGTCGTTGGCTCGGCCAAATTCGTCCCCCAACTCGAAACGGTG TCGCTCCAAACATCACACTGGCCGCAACTCGAGAAACCGGAAGAGTTCAACGCCGCCCTGCGCGCGTGGCTTCAGAAACTTCCACCTGTTGGTTCGGTCGACTATACTACCCCCGAAAAAGAAAAACCCAAACGTGCCGAGGGAAAGATTGTCGATTTGGACGACAAGATCCAATCACGTACGGAGGCTCATGAAGAACTTTGA